One part of the Lotus japonicus ecotype B-129 chromosome 2, LjGifu_v1.2 genome encodes these proteins:
- the LOC130738355 gene encoding putative pentatricopeptide repeat-containing protein At1g12700, mitochondrial, producing the protein MSSLFRLKRFPFLANPTFLLSFHSHFHYVPSSIHNVDDAVSHFNRLLQLHPTPSIIEFSMILSSLLKMKHYSTAISLSRQMELKGIAPNFITLSILINCYCHLGQITFAFSVLANILKRGYHPNTITLNTLMKGLCLKGKVRRALRFHDDLVAQGFRLDQFSYAILINGLCKMGEIRAALELLRRQLVKPDVVMYTTIIDSLCKDKLVSDAYDLYSEMVSKRIPPNAVTYTSLIYGFCIVGQLQQAVGLLNEMILKRMDVEVHTFNILVDALCKEGNVKEAKNVFAVMMKQGVKPNIVSYSSLMDGYCLVKEVNKAKDIFNLMVKRGVSPDVQSYTIIINGLCKIKMVDEAWKLLDEMHSEKIIADTICYNSLIDGLCKLGRISDAWKLVNEMHHRGTPPDVITYNPLLDVLCKSLNVDKAIALIKEIQDQGIKPDVFTYTILIDGLCKVGRLKDAQEIFQDILIKGYNVTVQAYTVMINGYCKEGLCDEALALISKMESSGRMPDAVTYEIIIRALFEKGENDKGEKLLREMVARGLLYN; encoded by the coding sequence ATGTCTTCCTTGTTCAGATTAAAGAGATTTCCCTTTCTTGCTAACCccacttttcttctttcatttcaCTCCCATTTTCATTATGTACCCTCTTCCATTCACAATGTTGATGATGCTGTCTCACACTTCAACCGCTTGCTCCAATTGCATCCTACCCCTTCCATCATCGAATTTAGTATGATTTTATCTTCCCTACTGAAGATGAAGCATTACTCCACCGCTATATCCCTTTCTCGCCAAATGGAACTTAAGGGAATTGCGCCAAACTTTATTACTCTCAGCATATTGATCAACTGTTACTGCCATCTAGGTCAAATCACTTTCGCATTTTCTGTACTCGCCAACATTCTCAAGAGGGGTTATCACCCAAATACAATCACCTTGAATACACTTATGAAAGGTCTTTGTCTTAAAGGCAAGGTTCGAAGAGCGCTTCGATTTCATGACGATTTGGTGGCACAGGGATTTCGGTTGGATCAATTTAGCTACGCGATCTTGATCAATGGGCTATGCAAAATGGGAGAAATAAGAGCTGCATTGGAATTGCTTAGAAGGCAATTGGTTAAGCCTGATGTGGTAATGTACACTACAATCATTGATAGCTTGTGCAAAGATAAACTTGTAAGTGATGCATATGACTTATATTCTGAAATGGTTTCCAAGAGAATTCCACCTAATGCTGTCACTTATACTTCATTGATATATGGCTTTTGCATTGTTGGTCAATTGCAACAAGCGGTTGGTTTGTTAAACGAAATGATTTTGAAACGCATGGACGTGGAAGTTCATACTTTTAATATATTGGTTGATGCTTTATGTAAGGAAGGAAATGTGAAAGAAGCAAAAAATGTGTTTGCTGTGATGATGAAACAAGGCGTGAAACCTAATATTGTTAGTTATAGTTCTTTGATGGATGGGTATTGTCTAGTTAAGGAAGTAAACAAGGCCAAAGATATATTCAACTTAATGGTCAAAAGGGGAGTGAGTCCTGATGTTCAGAGCTACACTATCATAATTAATGGTTTGTGTAAGATTAAAATGGTGGATGAAGCCTGGAAACTTTTAGATGAAATGCATTCCGAAAAGATAATTGCTGATACAATATGCTACAATTCTCTTATTGATGGTTTGTGCAAATTAGGGAGAATCTCTGATGCTTGGAAGCTTGTTAATGAGATGCATCATAGAGGTACACCACCTGATGTTATCACTTACAACCCTTTACTTGATGTTTTATGCAAAAGCCTTAATGTTGACAAGGCAATTGCATTAATCAAAGAAATTCAAGATCAGGGTATTAAGCCAGATGTCTTTACATACACTATACTAATCGATGGACTATGCAAAGTAGGAAGACTTAAGGATGCTCAGGAGATTTTTCAGGATATTTTAATAAAAGGCTACAATGTAACTGTCCAGGCATACACAGTTATGATCAATGGGTATTGCAAAGAGGGCTTGTGTGATGAAGCATTGGCATTGATTTCAAAAATGGAGAGCAGCGGTCGTATGCCTGATGCTGTAACTTATGAAATAATTATTCGTGCTCTTTTTGAAAAAGGTGAGAATGATAAGGGAGAGAAGCTTCTTCGTGAAATGGTTGCTAGAGGTTTACTTTACAACTAG